The region gGTGTTATGTCACACGATTTGCACAACCGCCGCACCCATGTCTTGCTAACTGCTCCACATTATGGCGCTCTTATTCCTTTTGGAACTGCTATTTATTTTGAATTTCAACTTTCTCCCGCCCAGACGTTAGGGCGAAGCTGTCTTCTGCCCATTTGACTATAATTCTTTAAGTTCCGAACCTTGCGTCGGTCGACAGAATGGCCTGTCGACGAGGCCAACTTTCCCCGTCGGCTTCATCCTTTGGTTTGTGTTTTTTTCCTTCTTGCTTGCTCCCAACATCTCTTTATCTTTTGGTAGGGTATGACCCCCACATTCACAGGACTCTTTCATTAATTATTCTTTCAGCATGCCTTAGAAATATTTCGTGGTAAcagaatgatagagttatgcattgttgaagtttggaaaaatcacttgttcaatggtatagttcaaaaatgacctataatgtaacctcatatcacatgctcataaaagttgaattagctctcactccaaaaatcaaagttgaagtatacatcttgaatttgattgtgaaacttgtaaatctttcatctcataaaacttgagcaagttatgtccttgggaagttgactttcaaattagggtttagacaaaatgacctataatgtttcaacatagaaaatgattttccaagcaaaactagctctaggtctcaacatgaaagttgtttagaatgtcatttagaataatgtttatcttggaatcattttcatatggtgaaaattgtaggagatagggtctagggagacccaattttgatcaaatgaattcacctggccaaccaccatcaaccaacttgctaaccttcaattctcttgaattttttggctcatggtagatcatatatgcataagatgatgaattttgaaatgtccctagagaaatttgatcaattgatgagatagcttgttggagaagttactcaagatacccagtcaaactagggtttccaaggcaaatcaccctcaaactcttgaagaaaacttgatcaatataacatgtaggaatcaatggaactcatatatgatgctcataaccattcttggatcaattcatgggtgtgctctttgtcatgagggtctcaaaccctagatatgaacttgatagataAATGGTGATcgtgccctacctacaaaagagttaggcaaatacaaagacatatttttggtattttggttagtaaaatgataatatacaagtatgatacaatcacatagtgcttggtgatctctcccaaaacaaacccaatgaaagaggggtaaggaggatgccaatgtatgatcccaatgctaatgcttatgatgaaattgcatgagggatcttagggtcaaatttggggtcttacagtttcGAAAAGGATCCGCTGGAAAATAACACAAAGATGATAGCACAAGATCCTCTAGAAGAGATCGACTTGGGGAAAGAGGGATCAAAAGGCCAACATATCTAAGTGCTAACATCATCTCGGAACTCAAGATCGAAGTGATCCAGTTGCTGAAGGAGTACAAAGACTGCTTCGAATGGGATTACGATGAAATGCCTAGTTTAAGCAGAGATCTGGTCAAATTGAAGTTGCCTATAAAGCATGGGATGAAGCCCATCAAGCAGGCCCTGAGGCATTTTGCACCTGAAGTTCTATcgaagatcaaagaagaggtcGAAAGGCTTATCAGATGTAATTTCATACGCACcaccaggtatgtcgaatggattgctAATATTTTACCAGTTATTAAAAGGAAAGGTAGTTTGAGGGTTTTCATTGAATTTAGAGATTTGACTACTGCAACCCCAAAAGATGGGTACCCAATGCCTGTGGCGGAAATGCTAGTAGATTCTGCCGTAGAACACGAGTATCTTAGCATGCTCGACGAATATTTTGGATATAACCAGATCTTCATTACTGGCGAAGATGTGCCAAAAACGACATTTCGATGTCCCAGAGCCTTAGGCTCCTACGAATGGGTAGTGATGCCTTTTGGCCTAAAAAACACTAGGGCAACTTATCAGTGGCCAATGAATTCTATTTCCCCTGATTTTATTGAAACGTTCATGGAAATACATATTGATGATATTGTGGTTAAGTCTGTTTCAGAAAAAAGTCATATAGACCATCTTCGAcaatcattcgaaagaatgagGAAACATGGTCTAAAAATGAATCCTCTTAAGTGTGCTTTTTGCATGCAGGCTGGGGATTTCTTAAGTTTCGTGGTCCATAAGAAAGGGATCGAAATTAACCAGAACAAGACTAAGGCCATCATGGAGACGAAAGTGCTATTAACGAAGAAGGAATTGTAGTCGCTTCTAGGCAAGATCAACTTCTTAAGGAGGTTTATCTCGAAATTAAGTGGCAAGACTCAAGCCTTCTCACCTCTACTTCGACTCAAGCAAGAAAGCTTTGAATGGGGGAAAACTCAACAGGAGGCTTTTGACAAGATCAGAGACTACCTTGTGCATCCTCCGATTCTTTCACTTCCTTATAGGAATAGAAGTATCAGATTGTACATAGTTGCATCTGATGTAACTTTAAGGAGCATGCTGGCTCAAGAGGATGAAAGTAGTGCCAAAAGGGCTATTTACTACCTTAGTAGAGTTCTCAATGATGCAAAGACTAGATATAGTGTAGTCGAAAAGTTATGTCTATGTCTATATTTCTCATGTACaaaattaaagcattatataaagccaattgatgtttatgtttcgtctcatttcgacgttattaaacatatgttatctaaacctatcttacatagtcgaattggtaaatgggtgaaattctggtatcagatataagatgtcgaaggtaatgtcacgacactaatatctgttaatacacaatggataaataaacagaattgtaaagcaaatcacacaagcaattgttaacccagttcggtgcaactcacctacgtctgggggctaccaagccaggaaggaaattcactataatagaattagttcaaagactatccgtacacttcaacaagttacagtatttctcacctaatctctacccgtgcaacttctacctaagcactcttagatatgagaacccactcacttcccttacaatcacacacccgtgattttaaacaacaatccttgtgaaaagaaaatacttttcaattacaaaactcttgattttacttcacagtttcaatcaagaagacacactcttgatcttgcttcaaagctttgatcaagaagacaaatcagtccaattcaatcatcaatggatgacttgaatgacctacagacacaaaccctaactctctctctaaatttcgctcagtcttggttgtgtgttcaaacaggttttctaagcCCCTTTTTACAAAAGCAATCTGTTGGGCTTGGatatcttgaaaaccctaaatatattttccaatcaaatctttttataacagctgtatagatctccttggaaaataatcAAATCTGGTTGTAATCCCTGATTGAATGCGCCGGTTAGCCATATCTccaatcaaccaatgattgccattaattgtgcaatcacaaaacaccagacatttatactgaatgttctgtgtacaggatgtcatgacatcgggtctgacatcctagaaaaatcctgcataatccaatttccttttatagcaggtacaaccatatcagataccatgacattgtgtatgtcatctgaaacaatcctgcatgaacatgtcttccatataagctccagcaggtacaaccaatatcagaagccttgtcattgtatgtggcattctgaaacaatcctgcttgcacatgttctttaactccagcaggtacataggatatctcatgttaagacatcacacatgacatcttgtgaacactctttgttttaccaaaattgctgccaacacttagaatcaacaaactccctctttggcaaattttggctaaaacatatatctgtcctttttgttcacaaggcaaactatcagcagttaaacaacataacagaagtttaatcagcaacagaagcaaaataattactagctatggctactagtaatacacacatgcaaAAGGGTAtttctcctccccctaaatctgtgcaacaatcaacagaattactagttatggatgcaactagtaagacacacaaatgcacaatgcaccagggtacttcttctccccgtaaatctgtgcattcatcaaatataacagctactgtaactccagcacctgtaccagccagaatgtcatactgacatctgcttcaccatcagcacctgtgcacctCTTTCAATAATGGTTGTACTTATGTTCAGCCACAtccaacttccatatcaagcacttctccccctttttagtcaaaattgaccaaaggtgaccaatcagacaaaataaatgtctattagcctagcagagaaagttaaaactgatgttataacattaagtatgttaaaacagaatattcaggaagtacacaccatcattaaacacaactgtgatagctggaataatgaacaaatccaaggaactcattaagagccctaaatattacataacaggcatcaagAGGACTGCCACAAAGTACAAAGACAAAAACCAATCAAGACAACAGCCTTCCAAACAGTAGCCCAGCTTCCACCACACCTCCCAGTCTTCAATTCAGGCAAGAACCATTAgtcagaagaagaagtatcaccttcaccttcatcttcatcttcaccTGCACCTTCAGAGTCTTCTGAGCTTTCAGAACTGGATTGGGATCTTGTATTTGAGTCCTTTCCAGCCTTTTCTATGTCTTCCTTTTCCAGGCTACAAATGAGAACTTCTAACGCTTCTTTTCtggccttggccacccttataccattgtCTAATTCTTTGCAGGTCTCTTTTAGTTGGTCAATCAGGCTTCCTTTAGATGTAGactcccttctggcagatgtcatgacatcattgacatgacttccctcaaacagcttgtATTGAATGGACATAGGGGattttctcctgcttggaatgtcacttgtgctcagaatccctggttgttggctcaggataatgccacaaataagggaggggaaggcaatgggtaacttcacagcatttgtagaagcatgtctaatggtttgttcaaatatgaacttgccaaaatcatagttaacctttgttccaatagcatgaatgattcttccaagattGATGGAGATAGTAGAGGCATGATTAGTAGGAATCCAATTAGCTGAGCCAATCTTGTGCAGGATGGCATATTTAACACTGAGCTTTCCAGCTGATAAGTGATTtctactaggccattccttaacttggccagctgtgaTAACCCTACAGACCTTATTGTCTGTGGTTTCTAGGTCTACTCCTCCATCCattcctcttcctaggaacttgttgatgacacttggtgagaatttcacacatttgCCTCTTACAAATACCTTGCAAAACTCCCTACTGTTCTTATCAtgaatatcctcagggatattaacaataaactcttttaccaacccctcatagcatTGGGGTAGGGTCACCACAGTCTTCATGAGTCCAGCATTCTTGATCAGCTCAATTATCTCCTTTACTTCTATGGCTTCTTGTCCAAGCTCTCTTTCAATGGCTACTCTTCTCTGAATGACATatttccattttgctgctccatctttCATGTGAAAGGAGATTTTGTCAAGATGTACACCAGTAGTAGCAACAGTCTTGCCATGAGATTTCTGACcagcctgcctttttgcaggggagatgtctgggacatcgtctttaACATTCTCCTCAGAATCAGAGCTgtctctttcttttctttttccaaCCTCAACCTTGCTCCAGGGTTTTGAGGGTCCTACTCCTGCAGTCTTTTTCACTCTAGCAACTCTCATTTTAGCCATACTTTTTCCTTTCTTAGTTCTCAGTTTCTCAGCTACGCTAGGTTTTACCAGATGAACCAAAGGATCATCCTCTCCTTCAATGCTTTCTTCCTCCAGATCAATAATATTTTCTTGAGGCACATTTTGTTTCTTGCTAGatagggttttacctagagagcaaAGCCCTTCAGCAGCCACCTCCTTTTCTGATttagatgaatcatcatctttatctGCATGGGGTTCTTCCTCAGGGGAGGgttcccttctggacagaggggtagaaacgCCTTCAACTTTATGTCCTTCACTCAGGATTCTCGTAACCAGTCTCCTTATAGCACGATCGGTGTAGTACATGTCTTTAGGAAGAGAGGAGTTACCagaggtattaccttgcttatctccaTCCTTGGAGGAAGTACCAGTGGTGTCGCCCGGTATCATGCACAGAGGAGTGACGTCCATTATGTCTTCATCTACAAACTCCATAGAAGGAGTCTTTGCATGTTGGGAGGATTTGGTaccagatgatgatggatgttgagacatgttgtaggacttttgaggaaggtttctttgccctagctgagcttTTCTTAGAAGTTGAATGGAAATGGCAGTTGCTGagtttaggtagcgtgtgctaagggaatagatactattttcaaaacttgggaatgatttatcattaatggggctctttcttttaaaagggcagacattatttttatttcttttattttttcttttaattgccataatttctcaagagtccaaatccctagTTTTCCTCCCTCATATTCAGTTTTACCCAAATTTCTTGCAAGCTTGTCTGCTAGTTCCAGTC is a window of Lathyrus oleraceus cultivar Zhongwan6 chromosome 6, CAAS_Psat_ZW6_1.0, whole genome shotgun sequence DNA encoding:
- the LOC127094128 gene encoding uncharacterized protein LOC127094128, producing the protein MSQHPSSSGTKSSQHAKTPSMEFVDEDIMDVTPLCMIPGDTTGTSSKDGDKQGNTSGNSSLPKDMYYTDRAIRRLVTRILSEGHKVEGVSTPLSRREPSPEEEPHADKDDDSSKSEKEVAAEGLCSLGKTLSSKKQNVPQENIIDLEEESIEGEDDPLVHLVKPSVAEKLRTKKGKSMAKMRVARVKKTAGVGPSKPWSKVEVGKRKERDSSDSEENVKDDVPDISPAKRQAGQKSHGKTVATTGVHLDKISFHMKDGAAKWKYVIQRRVAIERELGQEAIEVKEIIELIKNAGLMKTVVTLPQCYEGRESTSKGSLIDQLKETCKELDNGIRVAKARKEALEVLICSLEKEDIEKAGKDSNTRSQSSSESSEDSEGAGEDEDEGEGDTSSSD